One part of the Mesorhizobium sp. M4B.F.Ca.ET.058.02.1.1 genome encodes these proteins:
- a CDS encoding transporter associated domain-containing protein, protein MNEAGWIAAAVLAGSMLLALLFRARLLAAFGHELRRVDPQRPAHDEPREAADDFRRDGQAPREERNRLEGLFDLEELEVSDVMVHRTNMRSVNADNASEAVVREILNSPHTRMPLWKGSLDNIVGVLHAKDLLRALNEVGNDFSRIDVMKIASKPWFVPDTTTLQDQLNAFLRRKAHFAIVVDEYGEVEGLVTLEDIIEEIVGEIADEHDVDIQGVKQEADGSVVVDGTVPIRDLNRALDWNLPDEEATTIAGLVIHETQSIPDEKQAFTFHGKRFVVMKRDKNRIARLRIKPAGDA, encoded by the coding sequence ATGAACGAGGCTGGCTGGATCGCCGCGGCCGTCCTTGCCGGCTCCATGCTGCTGGCCTTGCTCTTTCGCGCCCGCCTGCTCGCTGCCTTCGGCCACGAATTGCGGCGCGTCGATCCGCAACGTCCGGCGCATGACGAGCCGCGCGAGGCGGCCGACGATTTCCGCCGTGACGGCCAGGCGCCACGAGAGGAACGCAATCGTCTGGAGGGACTGTTCGACCTCGAGGAACTCGAAGTGTCCGACGTCATGGTCCACCGCACCAACATGCGCTCGGTCAATGCCGACAATGCATCGGAAGCGGTGGTGCGCGAGATCCTGAACAGCCCGCATACGCGCATGCCGTTGTGGAAGGGCTCGCTCGACAACATCGTCGGCGTGCTGCACGCCAAGGACCTGCTGAGGGCGCTGAACGAGGTCGGCAACGACTTTTCCAGGATCGACGTGATGAAGATCGCGTCGAAGCCCTGGTTCGTGCCGGACACCACCACCTTGCAGGACCAGCTCAACGCCTTCCTGCGCCGCAAGGCGCATTTCGCCATCGTCGTCGACGAATATGGCGAAGTGGAAGGGCTGGTGACGCTGGAGGATATCATCGAGGAGATTGTCGGCGAGATCGCCGACGAGCACGACGTCGACATCCAGGGCGTTAAGCAGGAGGCCGACGGCTCGGTCGTCGTCGACGGCACGGTGCCGATCCGCGATCTCAACCGGGCGCTCGACTGGAACCTGCCGGACGAGGAGGCCACCACGATTGCCGGCCTCGTCATCCACGAGACCCAGTCGATCCCCGATGAAAAACAGGCCTTTACCTTCCACGGCAAGCGCTTCGTAGTCATGAAGCGCGACAAGAACCGCATCGCCAGGCTGCGGATAAAGCCGGCCGGCGACGCCTGA
- a CDS encoding acetyl-CoA carboxylase carboxyltransferase subunit alpha — MYNYLDFEKPVQDLEGKILELKKLAENGEAVDVGDEISRLEKRSRDALREAYKALTPWQKVQVARHPDRPHCVDYIKGLLSDFTPLAGDRNFGEDQAIVGGFARFRGEPVAVIGQEKGSDTASRLKHNFGSVRPEGYRKAVRLMELADRFKIPLLTLVDTAGAYPGVGAEERGQAEAIARSTSACLALKVPSISVVIGEGGSGGAIAIATANRVYMLEHAIYSVISPEGAASILWRDTTRSRDAATNMKITAQDLYEMKIIDAIVPEPLGGAHRAPETVIAATGDLIAKTMKDFAGANTDFREQRREKYLAMGRSL; from the coding sequence ATGTACAACTACCTCGATTTCGAAAAGCCGGTGCAGGATCTCGAAGGCAAGATCCTGGAACTGAAGAAGCTTGCCGAGAACGGCGAGGCCGTCGATGTCGGCGACGAGATCAGCCGGCTGGAGAAGCGCTCGCGCGATGCGCTGCGCGAGGCCTACAAGGCGCTGACGCCCTGGCAGAAGGTGCAGGTGGCGCGCCATCCCGACAGGCCGCATTGCGTCGACTACATCAAGGGCCTGCTCAGCGATTTCACGCCGCTCGCCGGCGACCGCAATTTCGGCGAGGATCAGGCGATCGTCGGCGGCTTCGCCCGCTTCCGAGGCGAGCCGGTGGCGGTGATCGGCCAGGAGAAGGGCTCGGACACGGCGAGCCGGCTGAAGCACAATTTCGGCTCGGTGCGGCCGGAAGGCTACCGCAAGGCGGTGCGGCTGATGGAGCTTGCCGACCGCTTTAAGATCCCGCTTCTGACGCTGGTCGACACCGCCGGCGCCTATCCCGGCGTCGGCGCCGAGGAACGCGGCCAGGCCGAGGCGATTGCCCGCTCGACCTCGGCCTGTCTGGCGCTCAAGGTACCGTCGATCTCGGTGGTGATCGGCGAAGGCGGTTCGGGCGGTGCCATCGCCATCGCCACCGCCAATCGGGTCTACATGCTGGAGCATGCCATCTATTCGGTGATCTCGCCGGAGGGCGCAGCCTCGATCCTGTGGCGCGACACCACCCGCTCCAGGGACGCGGCGACCAACATGAAGATCACCGCCCAGGATCTTTACGAAATGAAGATCATCGACGCCATCGTCCCCGAGCCGCTCGGCGGCGCCCATCGGGCGCCGGAGACGGTGATCGCCGCCACCGGCGACCTCATCGCCAAGACGATGAAGGATTTTGCCGGCGCCAACACCGATTTCCGTGAGCAGCGTCGCGAGAAATACCTGGCCATGGGACGCAGCCTCTAG
- a CDS encoding YeaH/YhbH family protein, protein MPIFIDRRLNPKDKSLGNRQRFLRRAREELKRSIRDRIRTGRIAEADREYAVPMPEKGTGEPSFNDARNSGRRQHILPGNKSFSPGDLIPKPGQGGGAGSSSPGDTVSEDDFRFVLSREEVLDLFFEDLELPDMVKLNLKEILAFKSQRAGFATTGSPTNINVARTMRNSHGRRIALRRPKQADVDAIAGQIAALDSQPASAATRLRVADLRKEFERLERRRKRIAYVDPIDIRFNRFDPRPLPNASAVMFCLMDVSGSMGEREKDLAKRFFVLLHLFLKRRYERTEVVFIRHTHEAQEVDEETFFHCTQSGGTVVSTALDEMRRVIEERYPANEWNIYAAQASDGDNFATDSERCIALLDGALMRLCQYFAYVEIIDERESHIFGATENGTSLWRAYSVVAQKWPNFQMTRIATPADIYPVFRQLFARQPAARKSA, encoded by the coding sequence ATGCCGATCTTCATCGACCGCCGCCTGAATCCCAAGGACAAGAGCTTGGGCAATCGCCAGCGCTTCCTCCGGCGCGCGCGGGAAGAACTGAAGCGCAGCATACGCGACCGCATACGCACCGGCCGGATCGCCGAGGCGGACAGGGAATACGCCGTGCCGATGCCGGAAAAAGGTACCGGTGAGCCGAGCTTCAACGATGCCAGGAACAGCGGGCGGCGCCAGCACATCCTGCCCGGCAACAAGAGTTTCTCTCCGGGAGACCTGATCCCCAAACCCGGCCAGGGCGGCGGCGCCGGGTCGTCGTCTCCGGGCGACACAGTCTCGGAAGACGATTTCCGTTTCGTGCTGTCGCGTGAGGAGGTTCTCGATCTGTTTTTCGAGGATCTCGAACTGCCCGACATGGTCAAGCTCAACCTCAAGGAAATCCTCGCCTTCAAGTCGCAGCGCGCCGGCTTCGCGACAACCGGTTCGCCGACCAACATCAACGTCGCGCGTACGATGCGCAACAGTCATGGCCGCCGCATAGCGTTGAGGCGGCCGAAGCAGGCGGACGTGGATGCCATCGCCGGGCAGATCGCCGCGCTGGACTCTCAGCCGGCCAGCGCAGCGACGCGTCTGCGTGTCGCGGATTTGCGCAAGGAGTTCGAACGGCTGGAGCGCCGCCGCAAACGCATCGCCTATGTCGATCCGATCGACATCCGCTTCAATCGCTTCGATCCCCGGCCGCTGCCGAATGCCAGTGCCGTGATGTTCTGCCTGATGGATGTGTCCGGATCGATGGGTGAGCGCGAGAAGGATCTGGCCAAACGCTTCTTCGTGCTTCTGCATCTGTTCTTGAAACGGCGCTACGAGCGCACCGAGGTGGTCTTCATCCGCCACACCCACGAGGCCCAGGAGGTGGACGAGGAAACCTTCTTCCATTGCACGCAAAGCGGCGGCACAGTCGTTTCCACGGCGCTCGACGAAATGCGCCGCGTCATCGAAGAACGCTACCCGGCCAACGAGTGGAACATCTACGCCGCCCAGGCTTCGGACGGTGACAATTTCGCCACCGATTCGGAACGCTGCATAGCTTTGCTCGACGGCGCGCTCATGCGTCTTTGCCAATATTTCGCCTATGTCGAGATCATCGACGAACGCGAGAGCCATATTTTCGGAGCCACCGAAAACGGGACGTCGCTGTGGCGCGCCTACAGCGTCGTCGCGCAGAAATGGCCGAACTTCCAGATGACCCGCATCGCCACTCCGGCCGACATCTACCCGGTCTTCCGCCAGCTCTTCGCAAGGCAGCCAGCTGCCCGCAAGAGCGCTTGA
- a CDS encoding histidine kinase produces the protein MPTLFRFVVTLTILAGIAYGTMFALAMFVEPKKAEMSVRIPPEKLNPKKN, from the coding sequence ATGCCGACACTGTTTCGCTTTGTCGTGACGCTGACGATTCTGGCCGGCATTGCCTATGGCACGATGTTCGCGCTGGCCATGTTCGTCGAACCGAAAAAGGCCGAAATGAGCGTGCGCATCCCGCCCGAAAAGCTGAACCCCAAGAAGAACTGA
- a CDS encoding sulfurtransferase TusA family protein, which produces MLEKREKRPAVYDLKGLNCPLPVLKAKKRLAAMRPGSLIWLETTDPLAVIDIPAFCSDAGHQLVETAAVSGGHRFLVERGAA; this is translated from the coding sequence ATGCTTGAAAAAAGAGAAAAGCGCCCCGCCGTCTACGATCTCAAGGGGCTGAACTGTCCCCTCCCCGTGCTAAAGGCGAAGAAGCGGCTGGCCGCGATGCGGCCAGGCAGCCTGATCTGGCTGGAAACCACCGATCCGCTTGCCGTCATCGACATTCCGGCCTTCTGCTCGGACGCAGGCCATCAGCTCGTCGAAACGGCGGCGGTGTCCGGCGGCCATCGCTTCCTGGTCGAGCGCGGCGCCGCCTGA
- the aroB gene encoding 3-dehydroquinate synthase, translating to MSDVAPVTVEVGLGDRAYDIMIGPGLLSGAGLEISRRLPGRRAAVITDENVAAAHLETLKAGLGTGGIQAAVITLPAGEKTKSFAHLEEVVDGVLAAKLERGDVVIALGGGVIGDLAGFAAGIVRRGMKFVQIPTSLLAQVDSSVGGKTGINSARGKNLVGVFHQPRLVLADTGVLDTLPIREFRAGYAELAKYGLIDRPDFFAWLEANWQDVFAGGPARTQAIAEACRAKADVVARDEFETGDRALLNLGHTFGHALEAATHYDGARLVHGEGVAIGMALAHRFSARLNLASPDDAARVEAHLRAVGLPWRMADIPGELPDAEALLGFIAQDKKVSRGALTFILTRGVGQAFIARDVPASEVLGFLAENHPG from the coding sequence ATGAGCGACGTCGCACCCGTCACCGTCGAAGTCGGCCTTGGCGATCGTGCCTACGACATAATGATCGGTCCCGGCCTGCTGTCCGGCGCTGGCCTGGAGATTTCGCGCCGCTTGCCGGGCAGGCGCGCGGCCGTGATCACGGATGAGAACGTCGCCGCTGCGCATCTCGAAACGCTGAAGGCCGGCCTCGGGACGGGCGGCATCCAGGCGGCCGTCATCACGCTGCCGGCCGGCGAAAAGACCAAGAGCTTTGCGCATCTCGAAGAGGTGGTCGACGGGGTGCTCGCCGCCAAACTGGAACGCGGCGACGTCGTCATCGCGCTAGGGGGCGGCGTCATCGGCGACCTCGCCGGTTTCGCCGCCGGCATCGTGCGGCGCGGCATGAAATTCGTGCAGATCCCGACATCGCTGCTGGCGCAGGTCGATTCCTCCGTCGGCGGCAAGACCGGCATCAACAGCGCGCGCGGCAAGAACCTCGTCGGCGTCTTCCATCAGCCGAGGCTGGTGCTGGCCGACACCGGCGTGCTCGACACGCTGCCGATCCGCGAATTCCGCGCCGGCTATGCCGAGCTCGCCAAATACGGGCTGATCGACCGCCCCGACTTCTTCGCCTGGCTGGAGGCGAACTGGCAGGACGTGTTCGCCGGCGGTCCGGCGCGCACGCAAGCGATCGCCGAGGCCTGCCGCGCCAAGGCCGATGTCGTCGCCCGCGACGAGTTCGAGACCGGCGACCGCGCACTGCTCAATCTCGGCCATACGTTCGGCCACGCGCTGGAAGCCGCGACGCACTATGACGGCGCCCGGCTCGTCCACGGCGAGGGAGTCGCCATCGGCATGGCGCTGGCGCATCGCTTCTCGGCGCGGCTCAACCTAGCGAGCCCGGACGATGCGGCGCGCGTCGAGGCGCATCTTCGCGCCGTCGGCCTGCCGTGGCGGATGGCCGACATCCCCGGCGAACTGCCCGACGCCGAAGCGCTGCTTGGCTTCATCGCCCAGGACAAGAAGGTGTCGCGCGGCGCGCTGACCTTCATCCTGACGCGCGGAGTCGGCCAGGCCTTCATCGCCAGGGACGTGCCGGCGTCGGAAGTGCTTGGCTTCCTTGCTGAAAACCACCCGGGATGA
- a CDS encoding shikimate kinase, whose translation MNALQANPPGEGHAELLERLGSRSIVFVGLMGAGKTAIGRKVAAMLSLPFIDSDQEIESVSRMTVPELFERYGETEFRALEQRVILRLLENGPQVLSTGGGAFMNAQTREAIATHGVSVWLKAELDLLMERVSKKQNRPLLKSPDPRAVLERLMGERYPVYATSDITVPTRDDRKEVIAFEVVAALCGHFGVALVQASDEARP comes from the coding sequence ATGAACGCGCTACAAGCAAATCCTCCCGGCGAGGGCCATGCCGAGCTGCTGGAGCGGCTGGGCAGCCGCTCCATCGTCTTCGTCGGCCTGATGGGCGCCGGCAAGACGGCGATCGGCCGCAAGGTGGCGGCGATGCTTTCGCTGCCCTTCATCGACAGCGACCAGGAGATCGAAAGCGTGTCGCGCATGACCGTGCCCGAGCTGTTCGAGCGCTATGGCGAGACCGAATTCCGTGCCTTGGAGCAGCGCGTCATCCTGCGCCTCCTGGAAAACGGCCCGCAGGTGCTGTCGACCGGTGGCGGCGCCTTCATGAACGCGCAGACGCGCGAGGCGATCGCCACGCATGGCGTCTCGGTGTGGCTCAAGGCCGAGCTCGATTTGTTGATGGAGCGCGTATCCAAGAAGCAGAACCGGCCATTGCTCAAAAGCCCTGATCCACGCGCCGTGCTCGAGCGGCTGATGGGCGAGCGGTATCCCGTATATGCCACATCGGACATCACCGTGCCGACCCGCGACGACCGCAAGGAGGTCATCGCCTTCGAAGTGGTCGCGGCGCTGTGCGGCCATTTTGGCGTTGCGCTTGTACAAGCCAGCGACGAGGCCCGGCCATGA
- a CDS encoding SpoVR family protein, with protein sequence MARQAGKPALLFSGSDWDFKTLSRAYDAIEAIALEELHLDIYPVQMEIISSQQMLDAYSSIGMPLMYRHWSFGKHFLHHDLLYRKGGRGLAYELVINSNPCIVYLMEENTMALQALVTAHAALGHNHFFKNNHLFRQWTDAGAILSYLDFAKGYIARCEERHGLAAVEAVLDSAHALMEQGVFRYRRPPKLSSERQREGLRERLEYEERSYNDLWRTLPASQETGKTGEKDESLAERKKSLNLPEENLLYFLEKNSLVLEPWQREIVRIVRIIAQYFYPQRQTQVMNEGCATFVHHTLMNLLFDRGLIGEGAMLEILRNHANVVFQPGFDDPRFSGINPYALGLDMMQDIRRISTEPTAEDRDWFPDIAGRGDWRETLLEAWADHRDESFIRQYLSPTLIRKWRLFVLADRADEPHLEVASIHNERGYEKIRSGLAHSYDVGANRPDIQIVDVDLRGDRQLRLQHKVKAGILLDEGSRDATLRHIRSLWGYEVSLAAVDAETGATLHERSTREIVE encoded by the coding sequence ATGGCCAGGCAGGCAGGCAAACCAGCTTTGCTGTTTTCCGGATCCGATTGGGACTTCAAGACGCTGTCGCGGGCCTATGACGCGATCGAGGCGATCGCCCTGGAAGAACTCCACCTCGATATCTATCCGGTTCAGATGGAGATCATCTCGTCCCAGCAGATGCTCGACGCCTATTCATCGATAGGCATGCCACTGATGTATCGCCATTGGTCGTTCGGCAAGCACTTCCTTCATCACGACCTTCTCTACCGCAAGGGCGGTCGTGGTCTGGCCTATGAACTGGTCATCAACTCCAATCCCTGCATCGTCTACCTGATGGAGGAGAACACCATGGCGTTGCAGGCCCTGGTTACGGCGCACGCGGCGCTTGGACACAATCATTTTTTCAAGAACAATCACCTGTTCCGGCAGTGGACCGACGCCGGGGCGATCCTGAGCTATCTCGACTTCGCCAAGGGCTATATCGCCCGCTGCGAGGAGCGGCACGGCCTCGCGGCGGTCGAGGCGGTCCTCGATTCGGCGCATGCGTTGATGGAACAGGGCGTGTTCCGCTACCGCCGGCCGCCCAAGCTGTCGTCGGAGCGGCAGCGCGAAGGCCTGCGCGAGCGCCTCGAATATGAGGAGCGCTCCTACAACGATCTGTGGCGCACGCTGCCGGCCTCGCAGGAGACCGGCAAGACCGGCGAGAAGGACGAAAGCCTGGCCGAACGGAAGAAGTCGCTCAATCTGCCCGAGGAGAACCTGCTCTATTTCCTCGAGAAGAACAGCCTTGTGCTGGAACCGTGGCAGCGCGAAATCGTCCGCATCGTCCGCATCATCGCGCAATATTTCTACCCGCAGCGGCAAACCCAGGTGATGAACGAGGGTTGCGCCACTTTCGTGCACCACACGCTGATGAACCTGTTGTTCGATCGCGGGCTGATCGGCGAGGGCGCCATGCTCGAAATCCTGCGCAACCATGCCAATGTGGTCTTCCAGCCTGGTTTCGACGATCCCCGCTTTTCCGGCATCAATCCCTACGCGCTCGGTCTCGACATGATGCAGGACATACGGCGCATCTCTACCGAGCCGACGGCGGAGGACCGCGACTGGTTTCCCGACATTGCGGGCCGCGGCGACTGGCGCGAGACGCTGCTCGAGGCATGGGCCGACCATCGCGATGAATCCTTCATCCGCCAGTACCTCAGCCCAACCCTGATCCGGAAATGGCGGCTCTTCGTGCTTGCCGATCGAGCCGACGAACCGCATCTGGAGGTCGCATCGATCCACAACGAGCGCGGCTATGAGAAGATACGCAGCGGCCTGGCCCACAGCTACGACGTGGGGGCGAACAGGCCCGACATCCAGATTGTCGATGTCGACCTGCGCGGCGACAGGCAACTGCGGCTGCAGCACAAGGTGAAGGCCGGTATCCTCCTGGACGAAGGCAGCCGCGACGCGACCTTGCGCCATATCCGCAGCCTCTGGGGCTACGAGGTCAGTCTTGCGGCGGTCGACGCCGAAACAGGCGCGACGCTGCACGAGCGCTCGACCAGGGAGATCGTGGAATAG
- a CDS encoding murein L,D-transpeptidase family protein: protein MFAKLARTGVLIAAIGVAGCNDSSMKDFAPEANKPLPDKILADMKAKGMVRTSSVMARIFKEEGKLEIWKAKTNGRYEMVASYDICKWSGKLGPKYTEGDRQAPEGFYTVRPSQMNPRSNYHLSFNIGYPNAYDRANGRTGSNLMVHGACSSSGCYSMTDAQIEQIYAFGRDAFQGGQTEFQIQAFPFRMTAANMARYRNDPNYDFWKMLKVGYDNFEITKVPPKVDVCEKRYVFNQVAPEGTTFDPTGPCPATTQPDSLKSAYSAYQSTYDSAFNGAVKSSAPAPKPTIAGIKEASIVSDWSKRRARGERVPIDPPSMNGDGSVTETARMGRIDSPLGRKMAALDAEKEAKRKAEEQRLAAIQAAKAAKEAAKAQALAEAEAAKQAAQQPVTTAGVEAAEPAAETQAASADDGTVTKLKKKLLGMFGG from the coding sequence ATGTTTGCCAAGCTTGCCCGTACCGGAGTCCTGATCGCCGCCATCGGCGTCGCCGGCTGCAACGATTCCTCGATGAAGGATTTCGCGCCGGAGGCCAACAAGCCGCTGCCGGACAAGATCCTGGCCGACATGAAGGCCAAGGGCATGGTCCGCACCTCGTCGGTGATGGCCCGTATCTTCAAGGAAGAGGGCAAGCTGGAGATCTGGAAGGCCAAGACCAATGGCCGCTACGAGATGGTGGCCAGCTACGACATCTGCAAATGGTCGGGCAAGCTCGGGCCGAAGTACACGGAAGGCGACCGCCAGGCGCCGGAAGGCTTCTATACGGTCCGGCCCTCGCAGATGAACCCGCGCTCGAACTACCATCTGTCCTTCAACATCGGCTATCCCAACGCCTATGACCGCGCCAATGGCCGCACCGGCTCCAACCTGATGGTGCATGGCGCCTGCTCGTCGTCGGGCTGCTATTCGATGACCGATGCCCAGATCGAGCAGATCTACGCCTTCGGCCGCGATGCCTTCCAGGGCGGGCAGACCGAGTTCCAGATCCAGGCCTTTCCGTTCCGCATGACCGCCGCCAACATGGCGCGCTACCGCAACGACCCGAACTACGATTTCTGGAAGATGCTGAAGGTCGGCTACGACAATTTCGAGATCACCAAGGTGCCGCCGAAGGTCGACGTCTGCGAAAAGCGCTACGTCTTCAATCAAGTGGCTCCCGAAGGCACGACCTTCGATCCCACCGGGCCCTGCCCCGCCACCACGCAGCCGGATTCGCTGAAGAGCGCCTATAGCGCCTATCAGAGCACCTATGACTCGGCCTTCAACGGCGCGGTCAAGTCCAGCGCGCCGGCGCCCAAGCCGACGATTGCCGGCATCAAGGAAGCCAGCATCGTTTCCGACTGGTCGAAGCGCCGCGCCCGCGGCGAGCGCGTGCCGATCGACCCGCCATCGATGAACGGCGACGGCTCGGTGACCGAGACCGCGCGCATGGGCCGTATCGATTCGCCGCTCGGCCGCAAGATGGCCGCGCTCGACGCCGAGAAGGAAGCCAAGCGCAAGGCCGAGGAACAGCGGCTCGCAGCCATACAGGCAGCCAAGGCCGCCAAGGAAGCTGCCAAGGCCCAGGCATTGGCCGAGGCGGAAGCCGCCAAGCAGGCTGCCCAGCAGCCGGTCACCACCGCGGGCGTCGAAGCGGCCGAACCGGCAGCCGAAACGCAGGCCGCGAGCGCCGACGACGGCACGGTGACGAAGCTGAAGAAGAAGCTGCTCGGCATGTTCGGCGGCTGA
- a CDS encoding site-specific tyrosine recombinase XerD has translation MNSAARIEAFLEMMSAERGAAENTLSSYRRDLEDASMAISGGLAGAAAADIRAYLDDIAARGFAATSQARKLSAIRQFFKFLYAEGLRGDDPTGTLDSPRKGRPLPKTMSEAETGRLIDRAATEAGDADGGDRPARLRLHALVEVLYATGLRVSELVGLPVTVALRDDRFFMVRGKGDKERMVPLSAKARAAMRAWLAARAERPALAASPFLFPAASDTGHLSRQVFARDLKGLAARAGIASAKISPHVLRHAFASHLLQNGADLRAVQQLLGHADISTTQIYTHVLEERLVRLVNDHHPLAD, from the coding sequence ATGAACAGCGCGGCGCGCATCGAGGCCTTCCTGGAGATGATGAGCGCCGAGCGGGGCGCGGCCGAAAACACGCTGTCCTCCTACCGCCGCGACCTGGAAGACGCTTCGATGGCAATCAGCGGCGGGCTCGCGGGCGCGGCCGCCGCCGACATCCGCGCCTATCTCGACGATATCGCCGCGCGCGGCTTCGCCGCCACCTCGCAGGCGCGCAAACTGTCGGCCATCCGCCAATTCTTCAAGTTCCTCTACGCCGAGGGCCTGCGTGGCGACGACCCGACCGGCACGCTGGACAGTCCGAGGAAGGGCCGTCCGCTGCCGAAGACGATGAGTGAGGCCGAGACCGGCCGGCTGATCGACCGCGCCGCTACCGAAGCGGGCGACGCCGACGGCGGCGACCGTCCGGCGCGGCTGCGCCTGCATGCACTGGTTGAGGTGCTCTACGCCACCGGCCTGCGCGTTTCCGAACTGGTCGGCCTGCCGGTGACGGTGGCGCTGCGCGATGACCGCTTCTTCATGGTGCGCGGCAAGGGCGACAAGGAGCGCATGGTGCCGCTCTCGGCCAAGGCGCGCGCCGCCATGCGGGCCTGGCTTGCCGCCAGGGCAGAGCGGCCGGCCCTCGCCGCCAGCCCCTTCCTGTTTCCGGCCGCCTCCGACACCGGCCACCTCTCCCGTCAGGTCTTCGCCCGCGACCTCAAAGGGCTTGCCGCAAGGGCCGGCATCGCCTCGGCCAAGATCTCGCCGCATGTGCTGCGCCACGCCTTCGCCAGCCACCTCCTGCAGAACGGCGCCGATCTCAGGGCCGTGCAGCAGCTGCTCGGCCACGCCGACATCTCCACCACCCAGATCTACACCCATGTGCTGGAAGAGCGGCTGGTGCGGCTGGTCAATGATCATCATCCGCTTGCCGACTAG